The Streptomyces sp. 135 sequence GCGCCCATCGTCTCCTCCAGCGGGGTCTCCGGGTCGAAGCGGTGGGAGTAGAAGATGTCGACGTAGTCGAGACCCATCCGCTCCAGCGACGCGTCCAGCGACGACAGCAGGTACTTGCGGCTGCCCCACTCGCCGTACGGGCCGGGGTGCATGAGGTAGCCGGCCTTGGTCGAGATGACCAGTTCGTCGCGGTACGAGGCGAAGTCCTGGGCGAAGATCTTGCCGAAGTTCAGCTCCGCCGAACCGGGCGGCGGGCCGTAGTTGTTGGCCAGGTCGAAGTGCGTGACGCCCAGGTCGAAGGCGCGGCGCAGGATCGCGCGCTGCGTGTCCAGGGCCTTGTCGTCACCGAAGTTGTGCCAGAGCCCGAGGGAGACCGCGGGCAGCTTCAGGCCGCTGCGCCCCGTGCGCCGGTACTCCATCGCGTCGTAACGGCCCTCGGCCGCGCGGTACAGAGACGTGTCGTTCATGGAGATGAAGCTACTTCAGCGACCGGGACCCGACTTCGGCGGGCGGCCCGTGCGGCGGTAGGGTGTCGCCCTCGGGGACTGCCCTACGCACACCCCTTGAGGACCACCATCTGCTGGAGGGGCTGACAGACGTGAACCTGCGCGACCTGGTGTACGGACTTTACGCACGCCGGGTGGAAGGCCGCCTCGACCACGACCAGGTGCCCAAGCACATCGGGGTCATCCTCGACGGCAACCGCCGCTGGGCCAAGGCGTCCGGCGGGACCACCGCACAGGGCCACCAGGCCGGCGCGTACAAGATCGAGGAGTTCCTCGGCTGGTGCGCCGAGACCGACGTCGAGGTCGTCACGCTGTGGATGCTCTCCACCGACAACTTCGACCGGCCGGAGTCGGAGCTCACCCCGCTCCTCGGCATCATCGAGGCCACGGTCCGCTCGCTCGTCGCGGACGGCCGCTGGCGCGTGCACCACGTCGGCGCGCTCGACCTGCTGCCCGCCCGCACCCAGGCCGTCATGAAGGAAGCCGAGCAGGCCACCCACGACAACACCGGGATACTGGTCAACGTCGCCGTGGGCTACGGCGGCCGCCAGGAGATCGCCGACGCGGTCCGCTCGCTGCTCCTGGAACACGCGGACAAGGGCACCAGCCTGGAGGAGGTCGCGGAGAGCGTCGACATCGACCTCATCTCCAAGCACCTCTACACCAGCGGCCAGCCCGACCCCGACCTGGTGATCCGCACGAGCGGCGAGCAGCGCCTGTCGGGCTTCATGCTCTGGCAGTCCGCCCACTCCGAGTACTACTTCTGCGAGGTCTTCTGGCCGGCCTTCCGCAAGGTCGACTTCCTGCGCGCGCTGCGTGACTACGCGGCCCGCCACCGCCGCTACGGCGGCTGACCCGCACCCACCCCTGAGGCCCGGGTAACCCGGAGTTAACCAACGCGTCGTCATATGCCGTGGCATGGCGGCGCTCGTTGGAGGGAATAAGCCTTCCAGGTCGACGTCCGAGCAGTATCCGAAAGGGACGTCGTATCTCAGCGGGCGGCATGGGCCGTCCGCCCGGGAGGCCCTTTGCACCAGGACGACCGTGTGCGCAACGCGGGCGACGTGGAGGGCCGGCGCTCGGCCCGCGCATCGCGGCCGCGTCCGGTCCGGTTCACATCCGCCGGCCCGCCCGGCATCCCTCCCGTCGCTCCGCGACCTCATCCGAGGGGGTACGTCCTTCCGTGGTGACCAGCACAAAGCGCCGCATGCCCGACAGGCGCACCTATGTTCTCGACACCAGCGTCCTGCTGGCCGACCCGAACGCCCTGACCCGCTTCGACGAGCACGAAGTCGTGCTGCCGGTCGTCGTGGTGACGGAGCTGGAGGCCAAGCGGCACCATCCGGAGCTCGGCTACTTCGCCCGGCAGGCCCTGCGCCTGCTGGACGACTTCCGGATCCGGCACGGCCGCCTGGACGCCCCGATCCCCATCGGGGACCTGGGCGGCTCGCTGCGCGTCGAGCTCAACCACTCCGATCCCGGCGTGCTCCCGGCCGGCTACCGGTTGGGGGACAACGACTCACGGATTCTCGCGGTGGCCCGCAACCTCCAGGCGGAGGGGTACGACGTCACGGTCGTCTCCAAGGACCTGCCGCTCAGGATCAAGGCGTCCTCGGTCGGACTGCTCGCCGAGGAGTACCGCGCCGAACTCGCCATCACGGACTCCGGCTGGACCGGCATGTCCGAGCTGGCCCTCTCCGGCGAACAGGTGGACCTCCTCTTCGAGGAAGACCAGCTGTACGTCCCCGAGGCGGCCGACCTGCCCGTGCACACCGGCCTCACCATCCAGTCCGCGAAGGGCAAGGCCCTCGGCCGCGTCACAGCGGAGGGCAACGTCCGTCTCGTACGCGGCGACCGGGAGGCCTTCGGCATCAAGGGAAGGAGCGCCGAACAGCGGATCGCGCTCGATCTGCTCCTCGACCCCGAGGTCGGCATCGTCTCCATGGGCGGGCGCGCCGGCACCGGCAAGTCGGCGCTCGCGCTCTGCGCGGGCCTGGAGGCCGTCCTCGAGCGCCGCCAGCACCAGAAGGTGATGGTCTTCCGTCCGCTGTACGCGGTCGGCGGGCAGGAGCTCGGCTATCTGCCCGGCAGCGAGGCCGAGAAGATGGGTCCGTGGGCCCAGGCGGTCTTCGACACGCTCGGCTCGGTGGCCGGGAAAGAGGTCATCGAGGAGATCACGGCGCGCGGCATGCTGGAGGTCCTGCCGCTCACCCACATCCGCGGCCGCTCGCTGCACGACGCGTTCGTCATCGTGGACGAGGCCCAGTCCCTGGAGCGGAACGTCCTGCTGACCGTGCTCTCCAGGATCGGGGCGAACTCCCGTGTCGTACTGACCCATGACGTCGCCCAGCGCGACAACCTCCGCGTGGGGCGGTACGACGGGGTGGTCGCCGTCGTGGAGAAGCTGAAGGGCCATCCGCTCTTCGCGCACGTCACCCTCACGCGGTCCGAGCGTTCGCAGATCGCGGCCCTGGTGACCGAAATGCTGGAGGACGGCCACATCTGAGTCAGTTCACGGCAAAAGCACGGTAGTTGGCGCCGTCCGGCGAAGCGAAGGAGCCTAGCCGGGCGGCGCCGTCGTGTGCGCCTGTTTCCGGAAAACTCCTGGGGTAAACGGCGTGTGAGCTTTCCCACGCAACGGAGAATTGCCTTGCGGTGTCCGGCTGCGGCAGAGTCTCAGTCCTGTCAGGCCCCGCATGCGACACACGTGTACCCCCAGCGGTACGGCACAACAGAACTTCATAGTGGCCGTCGCATGCCGCCCGAGCACCACGCGGCGCTCCCGACACGGGAGTTGCCCACCGGGCCCGTGCCTCCCGTGACCGATCGCAAGCGGAGGCCAGCGCCAGGGGCACGATTGCGTCCGCGAGGTCACCTATGCGGGCGATGCTGGAAGGAAACCGTGTGAGCCGGATTTCGGTCCGGGGATTCGCCGTGGCTTCTGCCACCGCGGTCACCACCGTCGGAGCTGTCGTGGGTGTCGCCTCGGGCAACACCCAGCCCTCGAACACGAACGACTTCGAGGCAGCGGCGAGCGACGCGACGCTCCTCGCAGAGATCCCCGCGGGTCAGCAGGCCCAGGTCCAGACCGCGTCCCTGACGCAGCAGGCCGACGCGCAGGCCATGGCCGCCGACACCGCCGCGAAGAAGACCGCCGCGGAGGAGGCCCGCAAGCAGGCCGCCGCCTCGGCGATCGAGAAGCAGCAGGCCGCGGAGAAGGCGGAGGCGGCCAAGAAGGCCGCCGCCAAGAAGGAGCGCGAGGAGAAGGCCGAGACCAAGGCCAGCCGCTCCTCCGCGCGCGACGCCAAGGATTTCGCTCCGCAGAGCTCCTATACGGTCGCCCAGGTCCAGGCGATGGCACGGCAGATGGTCCCCAGCGGCCAGTTCCAGTGCTTCAGCAACATCGTCAACCACGAGTCCACGTGGAACTACAAGGCCACCAACGCCTCTTCCGGCGCCTACGGCCTCGTCCAGGCGCTGCCCGCCTCCAAGATGGCCTCGGCGGGCGCCGACTGGCAGACCAACCCGGCCACGCAGATCAAGTGGGGCCTGAACTACATGAACGACCGCTACGGAAGCCCGTGCGGCGCCTGGGACTTCTGGCAGGCGAACAACTGGTACTAGGCCATACCCCGGCCCTGCCGCGCTCAACCTCGGCAGACCCCTCACCGTCCTGCGGTGGGGGGTTTCTGCCGTGTACGGTCGGTGCGGACGGCTCCCCGGGGAGTGGTGGGGAAAGACGGGGGTAGAGGACGGATCATGTCGCGAGTGCCAGGGTGGCTCGGCAGGCTCGGTGCCGGACTGAGCGAGATGAGCGAGCGGTTGAACGAGCAGCGGGCCAAGGACGACGAGCCGGACGACGTCGCGGGCGTGGAGCCCGACCACGTGCCTCCGCCGCCGGCCTACGCGCCCGCCGTGGCGGCCAGACCCGACCCCGCGGCGGCCGTGCCGTGGGGGATGCGGGTCGCCGCCGAGGCCGCCTGGCGGCTGCTGATCCTCGCGGGCACGCTCTGGGTCCTGATGAAGGTCATCAGCGCGGTCCAGCTGGTGGTGCTCGCCTTCGTGGCCGCACTGCTGATCACCGCGCTGCTCCAGCCCACGGTGGCCCGGCTGCGGAGGGTCGGCCTGCCGCGCGGGCTGGCGACGGCGGTCACGGCGATCCTCGGCTTCGTCATCATGGGCCTGGTCGGCTGGTTCGTCGTCTGGCAGGTCATGGAGAACGCCGACGAACTCTCCGGTCAGGTCCAGGACGGCATCGAGGACCTGCGCAAGTGGCTGCTCAACAGCCCCTTCCACGTGACCGAGGACCAGATCAACGACATCGCCACGAGCCTGCGCGACGCCGTCGGTGCCAACACCGAGGAGCTCACCTCCGCCGGCCTCGAAGGCGTCACCGTCATCGTCGAGGCGCTGACCGGCATCCTGCTCGCGATGTTCTCGACGCTCTTCCTGCTCTACGACGGCAAGCGCATCTGGCAGTGGTTCCTGAAGCTGGTGCCCGCCCAGGCCCGGCCCGGCATCGCGGGGGCGGGGCCGCGTGCCTGGCGCACCCTCACCGCGTATGTGCGCGGCACGGTCATAGTGGCCATGATCGACGCCATCTTCATCGGCCTCGGCATCTACTTCCTCGGGGTGCCGATGGCGGTGCCGCTGGCCGTCATCATCTTCCTGGCGTCGTTCGTGCCGCTGGTCGGTGCCGTGGTCTCCGGCGCCCTCGCGGTGGTCGTCGCGCTCGTGACGCAGGGCGTGTTCACGGCGGTGATGGCGCTGGCGGTGGTCCTCGCGGTGCAGCAGATCGAGGGGCACATCCTGCAGCCGTTCATCCTCGGCCGCGCGGTGCGGGTGCACCCGCTGGCGGTGATCCTGTCGGTCGCCGCGGGCGGCATGGTGGCCGGGATCGGCGGGGCCGTCGTGGCGGTGCCGCTGGTCGCCGTGACGAACACGGTGGTCGGCTATCTGCGGGCGTACTCCCGCGAGGCCGCGCTGAAGGCGGCGCGGGAGCCGCAACCGCAGGGGGCCACGGCGTCGGACGTGTCCGCGTCGGATCCCCCGCCGCAGTAAGACCGGCATACGGAAAAGGGGCCCGGAACCAATGGTTCCGGGCCCCTTCTCGTCATGAACTAGGCGAGGTGCGCCTCGGAGTCCAGCGTGACGCCCACGGCCTGGATGACCGCGGCGATCTTGAACGCCTCCTGGATGACCTCACGGTCGACGCCGGCCTTGCGCAGGACCTGCTCGTGCGAGTCCAGGCACTGGCCGCAGCCGTTGATCGCGGAGACCGCGAGGGACCACAGCTCGAAGTCGACCTTCTCGACGCCCGGGTTGCCGATGACGTTCATCCGCAGACCGGCGCGCATCGTCCCGTACTCCGGGTCGGAGAGCAGGTGACGCGTGCGGTAGAAGACGTTGTTCATCGCCATGATGGCGGCGGCCGACTTGGCGGCGGTGTACGCCTCGGGGGAGAGGTTCGCCTTCGCCTCGGGCTCCAGCTCGCGCAGCACCTTCGGGGAGCGGGACGCGATGGCGCAGGCCAGCACGGTGCCCCAGAGCTGCTGCTGCGGGAGGTCGCTGTTGCCGATGACCGAGCCGAGGTTCAGCTTCAGGTCCTTGGCGTAGTCCGGTACGGCGGACTTGAGTTCGTCGAGTGCCATGTCAGAGCCTTCCGTTCACTCGCCCGAGAGCAGCGCGACCGGGTCGA is a genomic window containing:
- a CDS encoding PhoH family protein — encoded protein: MVTSTKRRMPDRRTYVLDTSVLLADPNALTRFDEHEVVLPVVVVTELEAKRHHPELGYFARQALRLLDDFRIRHGRLDAPIPIGDLGGSLRVELNHSDPGVLPAGYRLGDNDSRILAVARNLQAEGYDVTVVSKDLPLRIKASSVGLLAEEYRAELAITDSGWTGMSELALSGEQVDLLFEEDQLYVPEAADLPVHTGLTIQSAKGKALGRVTAEGNVRLVRGDREAFGIKGRSAEQRIALDLLLDPEVGIVSMGGRAGTGKSALALCAGLEAVLERRQHQKVMVFRPLYAVGGQELGYLPGSEAEKMGPWAQAVFDTLGSVAGKEVIEEITARGMLEVLPLTHIRGRSLHDAFVIVDEAQSLERNVLLTVLSRIGANSRVVLTHDVAQRDNLRVGRYDGVVAVVEKLKGHPLFAHVTLTRSERSQIAALVTEMLEDGHI
- a CDS encoding isoprenyl transferase, whose amino-acid sequence is MNLRDLVYGLYARRVEGRLDHDQVPKHIGVILDGNRRWAKASGGTTAQGHQAGAYKIEEFLGWCAETDVEVVTLWMLSTDNFDRPESELTPLLGIIEATVRSLVADGRWRVHHVGALDLLPARTQAVMKEAEQATHDNTGILVNVAVGYGGRQEIADAVRSLLLEHADKGTSLEEVAESVDIDLISKHLYTSGQPDPDLVIRTSGEQRLSGFMLWQSAHSEYYFCEVFWPAFRKVDFLRALRDYAARHRRYGG
- a CDS encoding alkyl hydroperoxide reductase; translation: MALDELKSAVPDYAKDLKLNLGSVIGNSDLPQQQLWGTVLACAIASRSPKVLRELEPEAKANLSPEAYTAAKSAAAIMAMNNVFYRTRHLLSDPEYGTMRAGLRMNVIGNPGVEKVDFELWSLAVSAINGCGQCLDSHEQVLRKAGVDREVIQEAFKIAAVIQAVGVTLDSEAHLA
- a CDS encoding lytic transglycosylase domain-containing protein is translated as MLEGNRVSRISVRGFAVASATAVTTVGAVVGVASGNTQPSNTNDFEAAASDATLLAEIPAGQQAQVQTASLTQQADAQAMAADTAAKKTAAEEARKQAAASAIEKQQAAEKAEAAKKAAAKKEREEKAETKASRSSARDAKDFAPQSSYTVAQVQAMARQMVPSGQFQCFSNIVNHESTWNYKATNASSGAYGLVQALPASKMASAGADWQTNPATQIKWGLNYMNDRYGSPCGAWDFWQANNWY
- a CDS encoding AI-2E family transporter, producing the protein MSRVPGWLGRLGAGLSEMSERLNEQRAKDDEPDDVAGVEPDHVPPPPAYAPAVAARPDPAAAVPWGMRVAAEAAWRLLILAGTLWVLMKVISAVQLVVLAFVAALLITALLQPTVARLRRVGLPRGLATAVTAILGFVIMGLVGWFVVWQVMENADELSGQVQDGIEDLRKWLLNSPFHVTEDQINDIATSLRDAVGANTEELTSAGLEGVTVIVEALTGILLAMFSTLFLLYDGKRIWQWFLKLVPAQARPGIAGAGPRAWRTLTAYVRGTVIVAMIDAIFIGLGIYFLGVPMAVPLAVIIFLASFVPLVGAVVSGALAVVVALVTQGVFTAVMALAVVLAVQQIEGHILQPFILGRAVRVHPLAVILSVAAGGMVAGIGGAVVAVPLVAVTNTVVGYLRAYSREAALKAAREPQPQGATASDVSASDPPPQ